One genomic region from Spirosoma sp. KCTC 42546 encodes:
- a CDS encoding DUF2141 domain-containing protein has product MLFLVSLISFLSSSISPVASSPKTSLTIDIQNIRSQKGSVYIALFKPDSGFPEGNPVEGKKADIKGSNAQTTFSIEPGEYAVAVFHDENGNGILDKRIFGMPKEPYGFSNNFRPRLSAPKFKDCQFSVGTSGRTISIKLE; this is encoded by the coding sequence ATGCTCTTTTTGGTTTCACTTATCAGTTTCCTTTCATCCAGTATTAGTCCTGTAGCTTCGTCGCCCAAAACTAGTTTAACGATTGATATTCAGAATATCCGATCGCAAAAAGGCTCCGTCTATATTGCGTTATTTAAACCTGACAGCGGTTTTCCGGAAGGAAACCCCGTGGAGGGCAAAAAGGCAGACATTAAGGGAAGTAATGCTCAAACAACATTTTCGATTGAGCCAGGAGAGTACGCAGTTGCAGTTTTTCACGATGAAAACGGGAACGGCATACTAGACAAGCGGATTTTCGGTATGCCTAAAGAACCCTACGGTTTCAGTAATAATTTTCGGCCCCGTCTGTCAGCACCCAAATTTAAAGACTGCCAGTTTAGTGTTGGCACATCTGGGAGGACAATTAGTATTAAGCTAGAGTGA
- the recJ gene encoding single-stranded-DNA-specific exonuclease RecJ, which translates to MIAQPSPPPKRWISKPFPDSDDQQLAIQSLTQSLGISPFLAALLVQRGVTTYNEARVFFRPEISHLHNPFDMKDMDRAIMRLQMAMLPEREEKILIYGDYDVDGTTSVALVYSFLKNYHSKIDYYIPDRYKEGYGISRQGIEWAAENGFSLIIALDCGIKSIERVAEAKALGVDFIICDHHRPGDELPDAAAVLDPKRNDCVYPYKELSGCGVGFKLLQAFCMHKGIELDILYPCLDLVAISIASDIVPLTGENRVLAYYGLKYLNSAPRTGVKALIKIAGFSRELDITNLVFGLGPRINAAGRIQHAKAAVQLLLAESEEEADEFAMAINKHNNSRREFDSSITEQALAMIRESDVLTHAKSTVLYDASWHKGVIGIVASRCIEHFHRPTIILTQSNNKAAGSARSVPGFDVYEAIEACSDLLEQFGGHTFAAGMTMPVDNIDAFRRKFEEVVSRTIKEEHLTPLIDIDLPLDFSEINDKLVRIVKQMGPFGPHNLQPTFMSDDVYLVGEPIIMKDKHLKMSVKQGRSGHTLTAIGFGYAHLADQIRVGKPFSICYQVEQNFYNGNVSLQLMLKDLKCS; encoded by the coding sequence ATGATAGCCCAGCCGTCCCCCCCGCCTAAACGATGGATCTCCAAACCGTTCCCTGATTCAGACGATCAGCAGCTGGCTATTCAATCGTTAACGCAGTCGTTGGGCATCAGTCCATTTCTGGCAGCTTTGCTGGTCCAGCGTGGGGTAACAACCTACAATGAAGCGCGGGTGTTTTTTAGGCCCGAAATTAGCCATTTGCACAATCCGTTCGACATGAAGGACATGGATCGGGCTATTATGCGTCTTCAAATGGCTATGCTACCCGAACGGGAGGAAAAAATCCTGATCTATGGCGACTACGATGTAGATGGTACGACTTCCGTAGCCCTGGTCTATAGCTTTCTGAAAAATTATCACTCAAAAATAGATTATTATATCCCTGATCGCTATAAAGAAGGCTATGGGATTTCGCGACAAGGTATTGAGTGGGCCGCCGAAAATGGGTTTTCGTTAATTATTGCGCTTGACTGTGGCATTAAATCCATTGAACGGGTAGCAGAAGCCAAAGCCCTCGGTGTCGATTTTATTATTTGTGACCACCACCGCCCAGGTGATGAATTGCCGGATGCCGCAGCCGTGCTGGACCCTAAGCGCAATGATTGTGTGTACCCCTATAAGGAATTGAGCGGTTGCGGGGTGGGGTTCAAATTGCTTCAGGCATTTTGTATGCATAAAGGCATTGAGCTGGATATCCTTTATCCATGCCTCGATTTAGTGGCCATCAGCATCGCATCGGATATTGTACCACTTACAGGAGAGAACCGTGTTTTGGCCTACTATGGCTTAAAATATCTTAACTCGGCACCTCGCACGGGTGTAAAAGCGTTAATCAAAATAGCGGGCTTTTCTCGGGAACTGGACATTACAAATCTGGTCTTCGGCTTGGGACCACGGATCAATGCGGCTGGGCGTATTCAACATGCAAAAGCCGCGGTGCAACTACTCCTGGCCGAATCGGAAGAGGAAGCCGACGAATTTGCCATGGCTATTAACAAACATAATAATAGCCGACGCGAGTTTGATAGTAGTATTACTGAACAGGCCTTAGCTATGATTCGGGAAAGTGACGTACTGACGCACGCTAAAAGTACAGTTTTGTACGATGCCAGTTGGCATAAAGGCGTTATTGGTATTGTAGCCTCTCGTTGCATCGAGCATTTCCATCGACCAACAATTATTCTGACACAGTCCAATAATAAGGCGGCTGGGTCGGCACGGTCGGTACCTGGGTTTGATGTGTATGAGGCCATTGAAGCTTGTTCTGATTTGCTGGAGCAGTTTGGAGGTCATACGTTTGCCGCTGGAATGACAATGCCTGTCGACAACATTGACGCGTTTCGACGAAAGTTTGAAGAGGTTGTATCTCGTACCATCAAGGAGGAACATCTGACTCCCCTGATCGACATCGACCTTCCATTGGACTTTAGCGAGATCAATGATAAACTCGTTCGGATTGTGAAACAAATGGGTCCCTTTGGCCCGCACAATCTACAGCCAACATTTATGTCCGACGATGTATATCTAGTTGGCGAACCAATTATTATGAAGGATAAACACTTGAAAATGAGTGTTAAACAAGGTAGGTCTGGGCATACATTAACAGCCATTGGCTTCGGGTATGCGCATCTTGCGGATCAGATTCGAGTGGGCAAACCCTTCTCGATCTGTTATCAGGTAGAACAGAATTTTTATAACGGAAATGTGTCTTTGCAGTTAATGCTCAAAGATTTGAAATGTAGTTAA
- the lptB gene encoding LPS export ABC transporter ATP-binding protein, with the protein MILRTENLIKKYGSRLVNNNVSYQVETGEIVGLLGPNGAGKTTSFYMAVGLVKPNSGKVFIDDLDVTALPMYKRARLGLGYLAQEASVFRDLSVEENVLAVLEMTSIPKKQQKEKVEELLEEFSLTHVRKSKGKVLSGGERRRTEIARALAVDPKFILLDEPFAGVDPIAVEDIQSIVAKLKHRNIGILITDHNVNETLSITDRAYLLFEGKILKQGTAEELANDEQVRRVYLGQHFELKRKV; encoded by the coding sequence ATGATTCTTAGAACAGAAAATTTAATCAAGAAATACGGGTCAAGATTAGTCAACAACAATGTGTCGTATCAGGTAGAAACCGGCGAAATTGTGGGGCTACTTGGACCAAATGGTGCGGGAAAAACCACCTCATTTTATATGGCAGTTGGTCTGGTAAAGCCGAACAGTGGAAAGGTTTTTATCGATGATTTAGATGTTACTGCCTTGCCTATGTACAAACGGGCGCGACTTGGGCTTGGTTATCTGGCGCAGGAAGCCTCCGTTTTTCGCGATCTGAGTGTTGAAGAAAATGTGCTGGCGGTTCTTGAAATGACCTCTATACCCAAGAAGCAACAAAAGGAAAAAGTAGAAGAACTGCTGGAGGAGTTCAGCCTGACGCACGTTCGGAAGAGCAAAGGTAAAGTGCTTTCGGGAGGTGAACGCCGACGAACGGAGATTGCACGGGCGCTGGCTGTTGACCCTAAATTTATTCTCCTGGACGAACCTTTTGCGGGTGTCGATCCCATTGCTGTTGAGGATATTCAGAGCATTGTTGCTAAGCTAAAACATCGTAACATCGGTATCCTGATTACCGACCACAACGTAAATGAAACGCTCTCCATCACCGACCGGGCGTACCTGCTTTTCGAAGGAAAAATCCTGAAACAGGGTACCGCTGAAGAACTAGCCAACGACGAACAGGTTCGACGAGTGTACCTGGGGCAGCATTTTGAGTTGAAGCGGAAGGTATAG
- the recO gene encoding DNA repair protein RecO, with translation MLQKTRGLALSYLRYRETSIIARIYTEEFGLQSYIVNSVRTARSKNNRIALFQPLTLLDMVVYNKHDRDLHRLSEVKTSYPFQSLPFEVAKSTIAMFVTEMLNKVLKEEASSPVLFRFLVDSVLFLEEAHTNYENFHLAFLLKLSFFLGFGPESAREFEDQLRENSYPFLPDNEMETALNIMLRQPLGTPIKLHRSARNELLDALVAYYQIHIDSVGEVKSLPVLREVLG, from the coding sequence ATGCTGCAAAAAACCCGGGGCCTTGCCCTCAGTTACCTTCGTTACCGCGAAACGTCTATTATCGCCCGCATCTACACCGAAGAGTTCGGTTTGCAAAGTTACATTGTCAACAGCGTCCGAACGGCCCGAAGTAAGAACAACAGAATAGCCTTGTTTCAGCCACTGACGTTGCTGGACATGGTTGTTTATAACAAACACGACCGCGATCTGCACCGGCTGTCGGAGGTTAAAACCAGCTACCCGTTTCAGAGCCTGCCGTTCGAAGTAGCAAAGTCAACGATCGCCATGTTTGTGACGGAGATGCTGAACAAAGTGTTGAAAGAAGAAGCAAGCAGCCCGGTTCTCTTCCGGTTTCTGGTTGATTCTGTATTATTTCTGGAGGAAGCCCACACAAATTACGAAAATTTCCACCTAGCCTTTCTGCTCAAGCTATCGTTCTTCCTGGGTTTCGGCCCCGAATCGGCCCGCGAGTTCGAGGATCAACTTCGCGAAAACTCCTATCCATTCCTGCCCGATAACGAAATGGAAACGGCTTTAAACATCATGCTGCGTCAACCGCTCGGAACGCCCATTAAACTGCATCGATCAGCCCGCAATGAATTGCTCGATGCGCTGGTAGCCTACTACCAAATCCACATTGATTCGGTGGGAGAAGTGAAGTCGTTACCGGTGTTGAGGGAAGTGCTGGGATAA
- a CDS encoding fumarylacetoacetate hydrolase family protein yields MKLYKTRFGIVADYQNQFYSIPAADWDELVNRDDLHDFLVTTTAITPPSDEAEAWTKSSVLAPIGRQEVWASGVTYLRSRNARMEESKKSGGDNFYDRVYDAERPELFFKATPERVVGPGANVRIRADSTWNVPEPELTLFITSTGKIVGYTCGNDMSSRSIEGENPLYLPQAKSYDGSAALGPCLYVPKTPIAPETQIRLEIIRDDQAVFTNNIAIDQMKRQHTELVSFLFRECSFANGCYLMTGTGIVPPDSFTLRSGDEISISIEGIGTLTNVVG; encoded by the coding sequence ATGAAACTTTACAAAACCCGCTTCGGCATTGTTGCTGACTATCAAAATCAATTTTATTCCATTCCTGCCGCTGATTGGGACGAATTGGTCAATCGAGATGATTTGCATGATTTTTTAGTAACTACAACGGCAATTACCCCGCCATCGGATGAGGCCGAAGCCTGGACTAAATCCAGCGTACTGGCTCCCATTGGTCGTCAGGAAGTGTGGGCATCGGGGGTTACCTACCTGCGTAGCCGAAACGCGCGTATGGAAGAGTCAAAAAAATCAGGGGGCGATAACTTTTATGACCGCGTTTACGATGCCGAACGGCCCGAGTTGTTCTTCAAAGCCACGCCTGAGCGCGTTGTTGGGCCAGGCGCTAACGTTCGTATTCGGGCAGACTCAACCTGGAATGTACCCGAGCCAGAATTGACCCTGTTTATTACATCGACGGGTAAAATAGTTGGCTATACCTGCGGTAACGACATGAGTTCGCGGAGTATTGAGGGTGAGAATCCGTTGTATTTGCCACAAGCCAAAAGCTACGATGGTAGTGCAGCCCTTGGCCCCTGCCTCTATGTTCCTAAAACACCTATTGCGCCCGAAACACAGATTCGACTGGAAATCATTCGGGATGATCAGGCCGTTTTTACGAATAACATCGCTATTGATCAAATGAAACGACAGCATACGGAACTGGTCTCGTTTCTGTTTCGTGAGTGTTCCTTCGCCAACGGATGTTATCTGATGACGGGTACAGGTATTGTGCCTCCCGATAGTTTTACGCTTCGCTCCGGCGACGAAATCAGTATTAGCATCGAAGGAATCGGAACGCTAACGAATGTAGTAGGGTAG
- a CDS encoding 5-(carboxyamino)imidazole ribonucleotide synthase — protein sequence MLLQAAIDWNLRVHILDPDAEAPCRHLCTQFTQGSLIDYDTVYQFGQSVDVLTIEIERVNVEALEALEREGKRVFPQPSVIRIIQDKRLQKQFYHDHNLPTADFILTENRADVALLEIHQPDFFPAFHKLGRDGYDGRGVQRIATVADVGKAFDAPGVLEKAVDFEKELAVIVARNEQGEVQTFPTVEMVFHPELNLVEYLFAPAEISDNINQQAQDIARKTADAFGIVGLLAVELFLDKSGNVLINEVAPRPHNSGHQTIRANVTSQFEQHWRAILNYPLGDTSAYQPAAMVNLLGEDGHTGPAVYEGLENLLAMPGVFPFFYGKAITKPFRKMGHVTVMDDSLDALREKVAEVKTKIRVVS from the coding sequence ATGCTCTTGCAAGCCGCAATTGACTGGAATCTCCGCGTTCATATTCTTGACCCCGATGCCGAAGCACCTTGTCGGCATCTCTGCACTCAATTTACTCAAGGCTCATTAATTGATTACGATACGGTGTATCAATTTGGGCAGTCGGTCGATGTGCTGACAATTGAAATTGAGCGCGTTAATGTAGAAGCACTCGAAGCGCTTGAACGCGAAGGAAAACGTGTTTTTCCACAACCATCGGTCATTCGGATTATCCAGGACAAACGACTACAGAAACAATTTTACCACGACCATAACCTACCCACTGCCGATTTTATTCTGACCGAAAATCGGGCGGATGTCGCCTTACTAGAAATTCATCAGCCCGACTTTTTTCCTGCTTTCCATAAACTCGGTCGCGATGGATACGATGGTCGTGGTGTTCAGCGTATTGCAACAGTTGCCGATGTTGGAAAAGCCTTCGACGCTCCCGGTGTCCTGGAAAAAGCCGTTGATTTCGAGAAAGAATTAGCCGTCATTGTTGCCCGAAATGAGCAAGGTGAGGTACAGACCTTTCCAACCGTCGAGATGGTTTTTCACCCAGAACTAAATCTGGTTGAATACCTCTTTGCCCCTGCTGAAATTTCGGATAATATCAATCAGCAAGCGCAGGATATTGCTCGTAAAACCGCTGATGCCTTTGGTATTGTGGGTTTACTGGCAGTAGAATTATTCCTGGATAAGTCTGGAAATGTGTTGATTAACGAAGTAGCTCCGCGCCCGCATAATAGTGGTCACCAGACCATACGTGCCAATGTAACTTCGCAGTTTGAACAGCACTGGCGGGCCATCCTCAACTATCCGCTTGGCGATACGTCAGCCTATCAACCTGCTGCTATGGTAAACCTCCTCGGTGAGGATGGTCATACCGGGCCAGCTGTTTATGAAGGCTTAGAAAACCTGCTGGCCATGCCAGGGGTATTCCCATTTTTCTACGGCAAAGCCATCACCAAACCCTTCCGCAAAATGGGCCACGTAACAGTCATGGACGATTCGCTGGATGCATTGCGAGAGAAGGTGGCGGAGGTGAAAACGAAAATTCGGGTGGTTTCTTAA
- a CDS encoding head GIN domain-containing protein, whose protein sequence is MKAIIAGIFILTTSINSASTDDWKKDRTVSGFTGLSVSSGIDVYLTQGNSEKLTLEAKGVDEDRVISEVKNGTLKLYIERKGFSGWNFGRNTYVKAYLTFKQLNNLQASGGADVFGQGRLSFNDLNLDASGGSDVKLELKADQLNVSASGGADAILQGSVRTLNANGSGGADLDARKLTADICNANSSGGSDVYVNASKELSMKASGGSDIYYSGSAKVLAKSESGGSDIKRRD, encoded by the coding sequence TATAAACTCGGCGAGCACCGACGATTGGAAAAAAGATCGCACTGTTTCAGGATTTACGGGCTTGAGTGTCAGCAGCGGCATTGACGTTTATTTAACGCAGGGAAACTCGGAAAAACTAACGCTCGAAGCAAAAGGCGTCGACGAAGATCGGGTTATCTCGGAAGTCAAAAATGGTACGTTGAAACTCTATATTGAACGAAAAGGGTTCAGTGGCTGGAATTTTGGTCGTAATACTTACGTGAAAGCCTATCTGACATTTAAACAGTTGAATAACTTACAGGCGTCGGGCGGTGCGGATGTGTTTGGTCAGGGTAGGCTCTCCTTCAACGATCTGAATCTGGATGCATCGGGTGGGTCGGATGTAAAACTGGAGCTTAAAGCCGATCAATTGAACGTATCCGCATCGGGCGGAGCAGATGCTATCCTTCAAGGCTCTGTTCGTACACTTAACGCCAATGGTTCGGGTGGTGCCGACCTAGATGCCCGCAAACTAACTGCCGACATCTGCAATGCCAACTCATCGGGTGGTTCTGATGTGTATGTCAACGCCAGTAAAGAGTTGAGCATGAAGGCATCGGGAGGTTCAGACATTTATTATTCCGGCTCCGCTAAAGTATTAGCCAAGAGTGAGTCGGGCGGCTCGGATATTAAGCGGAGAGATTAG